In the genome of Nakaseomyces glabratus chromosome C, complete sequence, the window TATGTCACTGCTTGTTATCCCATTTCCGGTTAGTTAGTATGTGGTAAGTACCAgctttatattattatctatACATGTTATTGACATATTAAAAGTACAATGTAACCAAGTATTCGTGATGCAAAAAATGGCGACCCTTCAGAGCTTCATAGATAATTCTGAAAGGCCAATTCAAGAAAACGCAGTGTGAAAAGTACAAAGACTCTTGTAACGAGGCATTTCAAGAATGAAGCTAACGTGAATCTTTGATATTAGCCAATCAATGACAATAATATGTGACCCACCTGGCATTTTTTCAACCTCATAATGTAACTACCATCACAGTGACATTATCAGTCGTCCCTCTTTCTAAAGCATTTCTTACCAGAGCTCGGGCTGCTTCGTGTGGATCTTCTATATCTTGGATCATCTCACATGCTTCTTGATCGTCTATGACATCCCATAACCCATCACATGCTATAATCAGAAATTGATCTGCTGGTGTAATCTCTACACTGGTTGTGAAAGGGCTCCCCACTACTAGGCTGTCAAAAAACTTATCTCCCAGCGATCTAGTAACCGCGAGCATGCCGTTTACTCTGCTCTTCATGATAAGCCCGCCTGCTTTCTCGACTCTTTGCATTTCCAAGGGGTCCGAGGCCTTGTGGTCGTAGGTCAGCCGTATACTCTGTCCGTTTCTGAAGAGCACTATTCTCGAGTCTCCCACGTTGGCTGTGTATAGTTTCCTTTTGTGTTTCGTGAGGTCCATCTCCTCCTGCTCTGTGCAGCCGTCCGGGAGTTCCCAGCGCAGCACGCATACTGCCGCTGTACAGCCACTATTTCCTTGCAGGTCCTTGTTAATCTGCTTGTCTATCATAACAAAGGACTCGTTGAGCACGTCCCGGACGTCCTTGGTCTCGTCCGCCATCAGCTTGTTCTCTATGATCGTGTGCAGGTTGGAGCCGCACCACTTAGACGCCTGGATCCCCGCATGCCCGTCGAATATCGCGAAATAGCCCCAGTCTAGCCGGGACGCAAAGTTCTTGACATACGTGTGCACATCCTCCATGGTCCGCCTGAACTTGGCATTCTTATTCTCCGCAACACCAACTTTGTAACTCAGCTTGTACGCATCCGCAGCTGCTTCCTCCATGCTTTTGATAACCCTACAAGACAACCCCAGCTATCTTTATCCAGACCCTCGAAACGCCAGCCCGTATTTTCCAGGTTCCAATACAAATTTCAACTCTGAAAGCTATGAAATCGCAGGTAAAAAAACAACCAAAACAAAGCACTGTATCTCCCACAATACCCACAACTTTGCCACCGCTTAGCCTCGAGAATCCCTGAAGGACCCAAACGCAGCCACCAGACTTCTTATGGGTTGTTATAGTTGCTTGTGCTCATTATGGAGGAAAGTTGCCAGAACGGTTTTTCCGACGGCGAAAGCTCAGAGAGAATGCCAAGCTTTCACACTCCACAGAAAGGCCCGCAGAGAGCACGgtttttaaaaataaagaaactaCAAGTTCTACGGCACTTTCTGTGCAACTTCTCGATGATCACCTCTTtttatgaaatttttctaattaaaaaacccaaaaaaataaataaacgACAACTGCAGGATTCGAACCTGCGCGGGCAGAGCCCAAAAGATTTCTAATCTTTCGCCTTAACCACTCGGCCAAGTTGCCATTGTAATTGTATGGTGAATCTGGAGCGGTAGGCACTCAACCGTGAGCGTTATAATAGTTCAGGTCATCACGTGATACCTTTTTCATCCCTGTCCGTTTCACCACTTCTGTGGCCCAGAAGGCAATAGCAGCAGACACCAGCACCATAGTCACCCACAAGCTTGAAATAGCTGGGGGGCCAGCAAGCAATAAGTTCAGTCCTAAGGTAGCTGGATACTATGGTCTCATATGATCTATGTGGCCGGTGTGACCTACAGTTATAAATTGGATTGAACTGGGGGGGAGGGAGGAAGGCAACACACTTTATATAATTTGTGTAGATTATCTGTAAAGAAATACCAACAACTGCAACAAACATGTCTGTAACTGTAGATGTGCCAAAATACTACGAGCTGCAAGACGGCCGCAAGATTCCCAGCTTGGCTCTGGGGACCTATGACATCCCCAACAGTGTCACTGCCAAAGTGGTCACCGAGGCATTGAAGTGTGGGTATAGGCACTTCGATACCGCGGTGCTGTACGGGAATGAGCGTGAAGTTGGCCAAGGTATTGTGAACTGGATCAACGAGGATAAGGCGCACAACAAGAGGGAGGATGTGTTCTACACTACCAAGTTGTGGAACTCCCAAAATGGGTACAACGAGGCCAAGAGGGCCATCAAGGAGTGCATGCAGAAGGTCTCGGGCCTCGGCTACATTGATATGCTGCTGATTCACTCGCCCCTCTCAGGCCAAAGACGCAGGCTGGAGACGTGGAAAGCAATGCAGGAGGCTGTCGACGAAGGCATTGTGAAGAGCATCGGTGTTTCCAACTATGGGAAGCACCACATCGAGGAATTGCTGGGTTGGGACGAGTTGAAATACAAGCCCGTCGTAAACCAAATTGAGATATCCCCCTGGGTCATGAGACAAGAGCTTGCTGATTATTGCAAATCTGTCAACCTTGTGGTCGAGGCGTATGCCCCAATGGCCCATGGGTATAAGATGAATGACCCCGGTTTAAGAGAGATTTCCAAGGAAACGGGGATGAACCCGGGCCAGTTGCTGATCAGGTGGTCTTTACAACATGGCTATTTGCCATTGCCTAAAACCAAGACAGTTGCAAGACTGGCCAGCAACCTCGATGTATACAACCACAAATTGACTTTGGATCAGGTCAAGAGAATGGACCATCCAGAAGCCTACGATCCTACCGACTGGGAATGCACTGATGCTCCATAGTCTTCCTTGAAACACCTTATCTCAGAGGTGACAACTGCTTTATAGAAATTATAGGTTAAGTACTGTTAATCAAAATACTTAAGCGATTCAGATATCGGAGTAGCATATAGAACTTTAGTAATCATTGCTTTGCCATTTCCATTGCGATGAGCACAATTGGATTAAACTTTAAAAGTATTTCACAGAAAGTAGCGCACCATCACAAATATTTGTCCCTGcgaattgaaaaatttcatctcatcgctgatatttttgcaatAGTAAGCATGATGCCTAGACATAGCATGTGTTTTAAAATAGATCCACTACGCAACGTCTAATCGCATATACCCCCGGCTCACTAGTCATACATACAAATAACTAACTGTGATCATGACTGTGAAATCAAAATCCAGAATTTCGCATTACGAAGTGCTCGGCGTACCCGTAGATGCCTCGACCGATGAAATTAAGCTGACATACAGGAAAATGCTGTTAACTCTACATCCTGACAAGAGCAAGACAGTGCCTATAGACTCTACCATTAAGATACGAAGCGGAGTGTCAATCAACCAAATTCAGGAGGCGTACAGAGTTCTTTCAAATGATCAACTGAGAGCTGCATACAATAGAGCGTTAAATGATTCAAATAAATTGGCTGGTTTTAATAATTTCGGCGATGGGCTAGATGAATTCAATCTTGACGAGTTCGAATTTAATGAAGAGAAGCTGGAATACGTCATGACTTGCCCTCGTTGCCAGTCCGGTGGTGGTTTTGTTCTGTCAGAAGATATGCTTGAAGAATGCATCGAGGACGGTCTGACGGAATCAGAAGAGCAAGGTTACCAAGTTTTAACACAGTGTACAGCTTGTAGCCTTTGGTTAAAGGTCAACTTTTTCATAaacgatgaagaagaataaatttgatgacATGAAATCATCATCACGGAACatttattaaaaaatgCTTCATTACATGTAGTTTGCCAAAATTTGTGCCAACTCCCATGAACATAAGAATATACCACTCAATTCATGAACTACTTCTATTAACGGCATCTTTAGaacattattattaattaattaaaCAGTTAAGCGATACAATtgcattatatattttagattattatatcatagaaaaataattgtAAAGGAACACTTGGAAATACAAGATTAAAACATCTGACCTAGCGAGATCCACAACAACCCAGATAAGGAGATACCATTATAATATTACAGTACTTGTATAACATTAGATTGCATCTAGTTCCAAGATTACGCAGTGGTCTTACCCTTTGCACTAGCTCTCTCTTTCTCAGCGTCAACCAATGAGACGAATGCCTTTGCCATAGCTTTGAAATCAGTCATTAGCGCAACATGACCACAATCGGTAGCGACCTTAGCTACAACTGGGAAACCTCTCTTTTCTGGAAGCAGCCATTTATGATGAACGACACCATCACCTGGGCCATAGTAGAATTCACCAAATTCACCATCCTTGATACCTTGCAAACCATTAACCTTAGCACCACGAATAGTTGGAACTCTATTACCATAAACGATGACTAATGGTGGGTATTCCTTGCCTGGAATGTATTCAAGAGAttccaagttcttcttGGTTCTCTTCAAAGTTCTCTCCAAGTAATCCAAGGAATCTTCATAAGAAGTTTGGAAAACTTCATCTGGGATTTCATCTCTTTCTGAAATaaccttcttctttgtgTTGACACCTGGAATGGTGTTAACCAAGAATTTAGCAGTACCTCCTACAGTTCCAGTAACTGCACCAACAACTGCATTATTAGTAAAGGAGgattccttttctttttggaCAGCTTCTGCAAGCTTACGTCTCTTTTCGTTAACTAACGGAGACAAACCGTATTCCTTCCATGTGTTAACATCGAAGAAATCCAAATCATATCTCTCCAACGTGTTCTTGTCAACAAAACATCTACCGTCAAAAGGCAAGAAATGCATAGAAGATCTCATAAAGAAGTTAGCCTCCTTACTTAATAAGGTCTTATTCCACATTAACTCGTCACCGTAACGAATTGGACCCAAAATGTTAGCACATTGACTTGGCGAGCCCACATAAACAAGACCTCTAATCAAATGAGTGTGTTGTTGTAGGACTCTATGGGCAACAAGACCACCCATAGAGTGTGCAATAACATAGATACccttcttttccttttgtcTGTCATATATCTTTTGTAGGAATTTAGCAAGATGCTCTGATGTGATATCGTGGGATAATCTCCAGTCGTAACCAAAATCTCTGATTCTAACCTTTGGATTTTGGGCAAACTTCTGGATCAGTTTCTTGGAAATATCAACTGGACCAACATGGGTCAACATACCATCAGGCTTTAGGACCTTCTGagcttcaatttcatcttcatcctttGGTCCAATAACAAGACTTGCCTTGGTCATATTTAGACCTGCCTTCAATGGGACCCAGACACGCTTACCAGTCTTGGCATCACGTAAGTTACTACCACGGTAACCACCAAGAATAACAATATCACCCTCCAATTCGTCATAGATACTTAGAAGACGAGAGTAGGAGTAACCGTCGTGTGTCTTCTTGTCTCCATCCATGGTCATCTTGGCAAAAGAGGTTTTCAAACCATCAACTTGGAATGACTTCATGACGGCTTCAGTTCTTGTGTTGGTCATACCCTTTTCGTCCTTGTATAGTTCATACTCTTCCAAAGAGGTAATAGATTCGTTTCTCTTTAGCTTCTCTCTTAATTCATTCTTGCGCTCTTCACTAACTGAATTAACCACAGTCATTGGGGCAGCGTTAGTGTTGGCACCTAATGGCAGAGAGAAAGCAAAAACCTTCTGTGAACTGTTGTAATGGTGAGCTTGACCATACTCCTTGACTTTGTCAATTTCCTCATCGTCGTTGTCGAAGGAAATAACACGCTTGGCAGCGTATTCTTTTTGAGATTCCAAGACCctctctttttcttctggaGACAATTGGTCAGAAAGCTCAGTGTCAGCAATGTTGTTACCACCAATCAACGCGTCGGCTTCCATAATGTCGAAATCCCAGTCGGTTTCGACACCTTGGTACACATAGTTGCTGTCATCTCTGTCAAGCGAGTCTAGAGATGGCATGGAAGTGTTACTGTCCTGTCTGACTAAGCTCTCAGCAGGGTACTTGGCCCTTTGTGCCGCTAGCTCCTGGTCCCTTTTCTGCTTCTCCAAGTTAGCCTTTTCCATAGCTTCACTGGTCAAACCAGTAGAAGCTGGAGCATATTGCTGGGAtgctttcttctcttgctGAGCTTGAGCCTTAGTGGTGGTAGTCTTACTAGTTGGGGAAATCTTCTTGTCTTGTTTCCCCTTGAAGAATCCGGAAATCTTATCCTCGATACCCATGGTGTGATATATTAGATGGTTTTGTTTACTGTCCTTCCAATTACTCCGAATCTGAAACGTTATGCAAGTAGAAGCTGCCAAGCGCAGAAAgacattttattttcaggAGAAAGAGAATTTATGCAATGCTTATATAGTTTCTACTGTAAACTCCTTCCTTCTGCATCAGCACACACTTCGGGGGGCTAGCCTGCTTTCCCCCCCTCTCAGTGATTATTTACTATTTCCCCCCCTACGCATATGTACACTTCCCAGCCAACACCTGAACTTGCAGCTGACAGTGGGAACCGTTTTGTTGACTTGGAAAGCTGGCTAGCCTGCTGCGGGATACAGTCCTTAAACCTGGGGAGAAGGAAAACTCTATTCCCCACACATATTGTCTGTTACATAACTGGCAACTGACATAAAGGAAAACCCCGTTGGGACCAATAACCCCCCtttcaagaatttcaaCACCAACATCCCCCCCTATCTTCCAAAGACCAAAACCCAGTTCAAACGAAAACATCACAGATATTATCACTATACATTTATGGGGTTCCTTCCTCGATTCATGATTCTATCCCCAGGATTTTTGAAACTATGATTACTTGTAGAAGCATGGAACACTGAGTTCTACGTAGATCCTCACCCGGAAAAACCTCAGAGATTCTCATGATTTACGTAAATTTGGTTTCTCACCGAAAGTGTACTCTGTTGTGCGGCGCTTTCTGTGCACAGACGGGATGGGGGGTAATTCCGTTTCTCGTGCCTTTACATGTGAGTTTTTCCGTTCAAAAGCGTTGGCTCTTGCCCCACCTTATTCTTTAAGGGTATAACAGAGGGGCATCGGGTATTGCGACTTGAAAGTGTCTGTATCAGATTGGTTTTACAGCAACTGGGAGAAACGGATATCTCTAGCCATTGCGTGTGAAGAATAGAAAGATGGCTGCTGTAGTTCCAATGGAGTCGAGTCCCGAGGTGTTCAACCATGTGGCGCACCTGCTGGGGCTAGACAATGCGCATGCGTTTGTGGATGTGTACTCGCTGGACGACCCTGACCTGCTGGCTATGGTGCCTCGGCCCGTGAGTGCCATTGTTCTTCTGTTCCCATTGACTGAAGGACTTAGGGAGCCAATTGCGTCAGGGGACGCTGGCAAGGGCCGCGACAACGGTAGCGACAACGGTAGCGAGGCTGGCAATGGTTCGGGTGTCTCCTGGTTTAGACAATCGATCAAGAATGCCTGCGGGCTGTACGCCGTGCTGCACGCATTGAGCAACAACAAGGAAATACTAGAGCCCACTTCAGTGTTAGGTAACTTCCTCGAGTCTCACAGTGCGATGAGGTTTGATGACGAACAGACGAACAAGTTTGTTCTGGATGCCGCGGACAAATATCGTGAAACGTTCACCATGGGGTCCACCAGTTACCCACAAGATGTGGATCCATCACAGATCGAGGTCAATTTGCATTTTGTGACTTACGTAGTACAGAACGGGCACGTATACGAGCTGGATGGTCGCAGGGCTGGACCCTTGGACTTAGGGACAGCGGACGACAGCGCTTCAGATATACTTGCGCAACCACTCCTAAAATCTAGAATCCAGGAACTAATGAGCGCAGCACAGAACTCACAGGATAGCTTGAACTTTTCCATTCTGGGTTTAACGGAAGCCTGGGACTAGGTCAGTCAATTCATAATTCTCGTATTTACACaagtaataaataaatgTATAGTTGGACTAATATAGTAACAGAGGAATTTTTGTGTTACAATTGCTCATTCGTAGCTACCGAAACTGACAAATCCACCATGGTTGGAATGTCTCGagaaataatcaaaatc includes:
- the PTC1 gene encoding type 2C protein phosphatase PTC1 (CAGL0C04499g~Ortholog(s) have MAP kinase serine/threonine phosphatase activity, magnesium-dependent protein serine/threonine phosphatase activity), with translation MEEAAADAYKLSYKVGVAENKNAKFRRTMEDVHTYVKNFASRLDWGYFAIFDGHAGIQASKWCGSNLHTIIENKLMADETKDVRDVLNESFVMIDKQINKDLQGNSGCTAAVCVLRWELPDGCTEQEEMDLTKHKRKLYTANVGDSRIVLFRNGQSIRLTYDHKASDPLEMQRVEKAGGLIMKSRVNGMLAVTRSLGDKFFDSLVVGSPFTTSVEITPADQFLIIACDGLWDVIDDQEACEMIQDIEDPHEAARALVRNALERGTTDNVTVMVVTL
- a CDS encoding aldo-keto reductase superfamily protein (CAGL0C04543g~Ortholog(s) have alditol:NADP+ 1-oxidoreductase activity, role in D-xylose catabolic process, arabinose catabolic process, cellular response to oxidative stress and cytosol, nucleus localization); amino-acid sequence: MSVTVDVPKYYELQDGRKIPSLALGTYDIPNSVTAKVVTEALKCGYRHFDTAVLYGNEREVGQGIVNWINEDKAHNKREDVFYTTKLWNSQNGYNEAKRAIKECMQKVSGLGYIDMLLIHSPLSGQRRRLETWKAMQEAVDEGIVKSIGVSNYGKHHIEELLGWDELKYKPVVNQIEISPWVMRQELADYCKSVNLVVEAYAPMAHGYKMNDPGLREISKETGMNPGQLLIRWSLQHGYLPLPKTKTVARLASNLDVYNHKLTLDQVKRMDHPEAYDPTDWECTDAP
- the JJJ3 gene encoding Jjj3p (CAGL0C04565g~Ortholog(s) have ferrous iron binding activity, role in peptidyl-diphthamide biosynthetic process from peptidyl-histidine and cytosol, nucleus localization), coding for MTVKSKSRISHYEVLGVPVDASTDEIKLTYRKMLLTLHPDKSKTVPIDSTIKIRSGVSINQIQEAYRVLSNDQLRAAYNRALNDSNKLAGFNNFGDGLDEFNLDEFEFNEEKLEYVMTCPRCQSGGGFVLSEDMLEECIEDGLTESEEQGYQVLTQCTACSLWLKVNFFINDEEE
- a CDS encoding uncharacterized protein (CAGL0C04587g~Ortholog(s) have mitochondrion localization); protein product: MGIEDKISGFFKGKQDKKISPTSKTTTTKAQAQQEKKASQQYAPASTGLTSEAMEKANLEKQKRDQELAAQRAKYPAESLVRQDSNTSMPSLDSLDRDDSNYVYQGVETDWDFDIMEADALIGGNNIADTELSDQLSPEEKERVLESQKEYAAKRVISFDNDDEEIDKVKEYGQAHHYNSSQKVFAFSLPLGANTNAAPMTVVNSVSEERKNELREKLKRNESITSLEEYELYKDEKGMTNTRTEAVMKSFQVDGLKTSFAKMTMDGDKKTHDGYSYSRLLSIYDELEGDIVILGGYRGSNLRDAKTGKRVWVPLKAGLNMTKASLVIGPKDEDEIEAQKVLKPDGMLTHVGPVDISKKLIQKFAQNPKVRIRDFGYDWRLSHDITSEHLAKFLQKIYDRQKEKKGIYVIAHSMGGLVAHRVLQQHTHLIRGLVYVGSPSQCANILGPIRYGDELMWNKTLLSKEANFFMRSSMHFLPFDGRCFVDKNTLERYDLDFFDVNTWKEYGLSPLVNEKRRKLAEAVQKEKESSFTNNAVVGAVTGTVGGTAKFLVNTIPGVNTKKKVISERDEIPDEVFQTSYEDSLDYLERTLKRTKKNLESLEYIPGKEYPPLVIVYGNRVPTIRGAKVNGLQGIKDGEFGEFYYGPGDGVVHHKWLLPEKRGFPVVAKVATDCGHVALMTDFKAMAKAFVSLVDAEKERASAKGKTTA
- the YUH1 gene encoding ubiquitin-specific protease YUH1 (CAGL0C04609g~Ortholog(s) have NEDD8-specific protease activity, thiol-dependent ubiquitin-specific protease activity, role in protein deneddylation, protein deubiquitination and cytosol, nucleus localization): MAAVVPMESSPEVFNHVAHLLGLDNAHAFVDVYSLDDPDLLAMVPRPVSAIVLLFPLTEGLREPIASGDAGKGRDNGSDNGSEAGNGSGVSWFRQSIKNACGLYAVLHALSNNKEILEPTSVLGNFLESHSAMRFDDEQTNKFVLDAADKYRETFTMGSTSYPQDVDPSQIEVNLHFVTYVVQNGHVYELDGRRAGPLDLGTADDSASDILAQPLLKSRIQELMSAAQNSQDSLNFSILGLTEAWD